A genomic segment from Gossypium hirsutum isolate 1008001.06 chromosome D04, Gossypium_hirsutum_v2.1, whole genome shotgun sequence encodes:
- the LOC107898257 gene encoding uncharacterized protein, with protein sequence MPPPFLGRLAKDKKEKEEKEILETFKKVEVNIPLLDAIKQIPRYVKFLKKLCTSKKRLIGNERVNVGENVSVVLQKKVPPKYKDQGMFTISCEIGNVGIKKAMCDLGASINVMLYPIYKLINAGPLKKTGVIIQLADRSVVYPEGLFEDVLVKVNELVFPADFYIINMEDDNSTNSSNILFGRSFLSTANAKIDVRSGTLTMEFDGKIVKFNVYEAMRHSNSLSNIFSIDVINCLTQTYSEYHDFDELETVIYRSIDMDVLNHLEELAIIKDPLREIVKHLETQPSLTNQGNQFELLPFQTKMLPSVLQPPTLELKALPDHLKYVFLGEKDTLPVIVSNKLTKDEEENLVRVLRDYKEAIGWK encoded by the coding sequence ATGCCACCTCCTTTTCTAGGGAGGCTCGCGAAGGATAAGAAAGAGaaggaggaaaaagaaatcctCGAAACATTTAAGAAGGTGGAGGTAAATATCCCTTTACTCGACGCTATCAAACAAATCCCTCGTTATGTAAAATTTCTCAAGAAATTGTGTACTAGCAAGAAGAGGTTAATAGGAAACGAAAGAGTAAATGTAGGAGAAAATGTCTCCGTAGTACTGCAAAAGAAAGTTCCGCCAAAATAcaaggaccaaggtatgtttacTATTTCCTGTGAGATAGGTAATGTAGGCATTAAgaaagccatgtgtgatttaggggcttcCATTAATGTTATGCTTTATCCTATTTATAAGTTGATTAACGCGGGTCCTTTAAAAAAGACAGGAGTAATAATCCAGTTGGCGGACAGGTCAGTCGTATATCCCGAAGGGTTGTTTGAAGACGTCCTTGTTAAAGTTAATGAATTAGTTTTCCCTGCAGATTTCTACATTATTAATATGGAGGACGATAACTCAACTAATTCGTCTAACATTTTATTTGGAAGGTCGTTCCTAAGTACCGCAAACGCAAAAATTGACGTTCGGAGCGGAACACTGACAATGGAGTTTGATGGCAAAAtcgtgaaattcaatgtctacgaAGCTATGAGACATTCTAACTCACTATCAAATATTTTTAGCATTGATGTTATAAACTGTTTAACTCAAACTTATTCAGAATATCATGACTTTGATGAGTTGGAAACTGTCATTTACAGAAGTATTGACATGGATGTTTTAAATCATCTTGAGGAATTAGCAATTATAAAAGATCCGTTACGAGAAATTGTCAAACACTTGGAGACGCAACCATCGTTGACGAATCAAGGTAACCAATTTGAATTATTACCTTTCCAAACTAAAATGTTGCCTTCGGTTTTGCAACCACCAACCTTGGAGCTTAAAGCATTACCGGACCACCTTAAGTACGTTTTCTTAGGAGAAAAAGACACTTTACCTGTAATAGTGTCAAACAAACTAACCAAAGACGAGGAGGAAAATCTAGTTCGAGTTCTAAGGGATTATAAAGAAGCTATTGGTTGGAAATAG
- the LOC121216123 gene encoding receptor-like protein 7, whose translation MRISGLFWLLLYSFVAVLVSGECQSHQQELLLGLGKTLNSSLSAKMRNWNQSTDCCYWGGINCDQSGRVIILDLSNQLISGTIDNSSSLFNLQHLQQLNLAYNTLSFSFPCGFDKLSNLSYLNLSNAGFTGQVPAEISRLTNLITLDLSVNLFLRDGRPLKLEKPNLKMLVENLTRLRSLHLDGVKISARGNEWCKWLSSLTNLEELSMSNCNLSGPIEDSLRKLKNLSIIHLDRNNLSAVVPAFLAHLPNLTSLRLSSCGLHGQFPREILQVRMLQSLDVLDNEKLQGSLPEFHHNGSLQNLVLSGTNFSGSLPQSIDKLVNLTRLDLSSCNFSGAIPSSVSNLQQLVYLDLSSNNFTGQIPCFDLSKNLAHVDLSYNKLSGKIESFKWEDLPNLTHIDLRHNSLNGNIPSSLLALPSPKRVLLSNNQFDGEVTGVPKVRESLLDTLDLSYNQLQGPIPAYVFELSRLSVLVLSSNNFNGTIWPRDIRKLVNLTYLDLSHNNLSVIATESYSVLSSFPKITTLKLASCKLNVFPDLKNQSRLTYLDLSQNQISGEVPNWIWSVSDDLLHLNFSFNQLEGLQKPYQIVPNLSVLDLRFNRLTGHIPTLPLSASYLDFSGNNFTSSLPSNIGNNLSYTIFFSVSSNGLTGAIPKSICEAVNLRVLDLSNNSLSGAIPKCLIGQMDLLGVLNLRGNNLSGQIPNAFSRKCSIETLDVNGNELTGKIPISLGRCRKLEVLNLGNNHINDTYPCHLKNITSLRILVLRSNKFHGGIGCPADKRPWPKLQIVDFAHNSFNGKLPNKFVARWKAMEVYDDEAQLNVKHLRFEALRWTGIYCLDGITVTNKGLQMELVKILTIFTSIDLACNNLEGPIPEVIGKFNALYVLNLSHNALSGKIPPSLGNLQQLESLDLSSNNLSDSIPQQLLKLTFLAVLNLSHNQLEGRIPVGKQFATFTNDSYEGNKGLCGNPLTKQCNHANHSQDLRPRASKKTQNDEFDWQFIFIGVGFGVGAAVFVVPLMLWKRASQWVDDNVDKFLAENLPKMGLVYTRPCYDNVDTDGNIEHDKKRYDDDDDNEESDESTGEFRGRYCVYCSKLDETRKKTIHNLGCICHDSPPSLSPSSSTSSSFSP comes from the coding sequence ATGAGGATTTCAGGCCTTTTTTGGCTTTTATTGTATTCCTTTGTAGCAGTTTTGGTTTCTGGTGAATGTCAAAGCCATCAGCAAGAGTTGCTGCTCGGATTGGGGAAAACCCTCAATTCTTCGTTGTCTGCAAAGATGCGGAACTGGAACCAAAGCACGGATTGCTGTTATTGGGGTGGTATAAACTGCGATCAAAGTGGTCGGGTTATCATACTCGACTTGAGCAACCAATTAATTTCCGGAACAATTGATAATTCGAGTAGTCTTTTCAATCTTCAGCATCTTCAGCAGCTTAATTTGGCTTATAACACACTCAGCTTCAGTTTTCCTTGTGGGTTTGACAAGTTGTCAAATTTGAGCTATCTTAATTTGTCAAATGCTGGCTTTACAGGGCAAGTTCCGGCTGAGATTTCACGCTTGACAAACTTGATTACTCTAGATTTATCTGTAAATTTATTTCTTAGAGATGGACGACCCTTGAAACTTGAGAAGCCAAACCTGAAGATGCTTGTTGAAAATCTCACAAGGCTAAGATCTCTCCATCTTGATGGGGTCAAAATTTCAGCAAGAGGAAATGAGTGGTGTAAATGGTTATCCTCACTGACCAATTTGGAAGAGTTAAGCATGTCCAACTGCAACCTTTCTGGACCAATTGAAGATTCCCTTCGAAAGTTGAAGAATCTCTCAATTATTCACTTGGATAGGAACAATTTATCTGCTGTGGTTCCAGCATTCCTTGCTCATCTTCCAAATTTGACTTCATTGCGGCTCAGTTCTTGCGGCTTGCATGGACAATTTCCAAGAGAGATACTCCAGGTAAGGATGCTACAGTCTCTTGATGTACTTGACAATGAGAAACTTCAAGGTTCTTTGCCTGAATTCCATCATAATGGGTCTCTTCAGAACCTAGTTCTTAGCGGAACAAACTTTTCTGGGTCATTACCACAGTCCATAGACAAGCTTGTGAACTTGACTAGACTAGACCTTTCGTCTTGCAATTTCAGCGGAGCAATTCCGAGTTCAGTCTCCAACCTGCAACAACTTGTTTACTTGGACTTGTCATCCAATAACTTTACCGGTCAAATCCCATGTTTTGATTTGTCCAAAAATCTTGCCCATGTAGATCTCTCTTACAATAAACTGAGTGGCAAGATCGAGTCATTTAAGTGGGAAGACCTTCCAAACCTTACTCATATTGATTTAAGGCACAATTCACTTAATGGGAATATTCCTTCCTCTCTTCTGGCACTCCCTTCACCGAAAAGAGTTCTGCTTTCCAACAATCAATTTGATGGCGAAGTTACTGGTGTTCCAAAAGTGAGAGAATCCTTATTGGATACTCTTGATCTCAGTTACAACCAATTGCAAGGGCCGATACCCGCGTATGTTTTTGAACTCAGTAGACTTAGCGTTCTGGTGCTTTCTTCCAACAATTTCAATGGCACCATATGGCCAAGAGACATTCGGAAGCTTGTGAATCTCACATATCTTGACCTTTCACACAACAACCTGTCTGTCATTGCAACTGAGAGTTATTCGGTCTTGTCATCTTTTCCCAAGATTACTACACTAAAGCTGGCGTCCTGCAAATTGAATGTGTTCCCTGATCTAAAGAACCAATCAAGATTAACCTATCTGGATCTTTCACAAAACCAAATTTCAGGTGAAGTACCCAATTGGATTTGGAGTGTCAGTGATGACCTCCTGCATCTGAACTTTTCATTTAATCAGCTTGAGGGTCTGCAGAAACCTTATCAAATAGTGCCCAATCTTTCAGTCCTTGACCTTCGTTTTAACAGACTCACTGGTCATATCCCAACTCTGCCTCTATCTGCAAGCTATCTGGATTTTTCAGGGAATAATTTTACTTCTTCTTTACCAAGTAACATTGGTAACAACCTCTCCTACACTATTTTCTTTTCTGTCTCAAGCAATGGCCTTACAGGTGCCATTCCTAAATCAATATGTGAGGCTGTTAATCTGCGAGTTCTTGACTTGTCCAACAATAGTCTGAGTGGTGCCATACCAAAATGTTTAATTGGACAGATGGATCTTCTAGGGGTACTGAACCTTAGGGGCAACAATCTCAGTGGCCAAATCCCTAATGCATTTTCAAGAAAGTGTTCCATAGAAACACTAGATGTCAATGGCAATGAGCTCACAGGTAAGATCCCAATATCCCTTGGTAGGTGCAGAAAGCTTGAGGTATTAAACCTTGGTAACAATCACATCAATGACACCTACCCTTGCCATTTGAAGAACATAACCAGTTTGAGGATCCTTGTTTTACGATCAAATAAATTCCATGGGGGAATTGGTTGTCCAGCCGACAAGCGCCCCTGGCCAAAGCTTCAAATTGTGGACTTTGCCCACAATAGTTTTAATGGGAAATTACCAAACAAATTTGTAGCAAGATGGAAGGCAATGGAGGTTTATGACGATGAAGCTCAACTAAATGTTAAACACCTTCGGTTTGAGGCTCTACGATGGACTGGAATTTATTGTCTAGACGGTATTACAGTTACCAACAAAGGTCTACAGATGGAGCTGGTGAAAATCCTAACTATTTTCACCTCCATTGACCTTGCATGCAACAACTTGGAGGGGCCAATACCAGAAGTGATCGGAAAATTCAATGCACTGTATGTTCTCAACCTGTCACACAATGCTCTCAGTGGAAAAATCCCACCATCTCTAGGAAACTTGCAACAGCTGGAATCCCTGGACCTCTCGAGTAATAACCTGAGTGACAGTATTCCTCAACAGCTTTTAAAGCTAACTTTCCTTGCAGTCCTTAACCTGTCCCACAATCAACTGGAGGGACGCATACCAGTTGGAAAGCAGTTTGCAACATTTACTAATGATTCTTATGAAGGTAACAAGGGACTATGTGGGAATCCATTGACGAAACAGTGCAACCATGCTAACCACAGCCAAGATTTAAGGCCCCGTGCATCCAAAAAAACCCAGAATGATGAATTCGATTGGCAATTCATATTCATTGGAGTTGGATTCGGTGTAGGAGCAGCGGTATTTGTTGTACCCTTGATGCTTTGGAAGAGAGCGAGTCAGTGGGTCGATGACAATGTGGATAAATTCCTTGCAGAAAACCTGCCAAAGATGGGCCTAGTTTACACACGCCCTTGTTATGACAATGTTGATACAGATGGAAATATTGAACATGACAAGAAACGatatgatgatgatgacgacAACGAAGAAAGCGATGAAAGTACAGGAGAATTTCGAGGGAGATATTGTGTGTATTGCTCAAAGCTTGACGAAACAAGAAAGAAGACAATTCATAACCTGGGTTGTATCTGCCATGATTCACCGCCATCTTTATCTCCTTCTTCTTCCACCTCTTCTTCCTTTTCTCCTTAG
- the LOC107899564 gene encoding MACPF domain-containing protein CAD1: protein MSELLNQKSSIQGKVHSGYLNSIFDLSGNWLHDATDTKTLAFDGYFISLYYLHLTAFPLVLNDRVKKSVPPHWDPAALSRFIQTYGTHIIVGMAIGGQDLICVRQNSSSTIPTSELRGYLEDLGDVMFSDGKSPSLIQRKSRDGKQKVPDIFNRILQSSTMQLASIAETSSVRHIEGRSR from the exons ATGTCTGAGTTACTTAATCAGAAGTCTTCTATACAAGGAAAAGTTCATTCAGGGTATCTTAACAGTATCTTCGATTTGAGTGGAAATTGGCTTCATGATGCTACAGACACCAAAACTCTCGCTTTCGATGGTTACTTTATTTCGTTGTACTATTTACACCTTACAGCATTTCCACTTGTTCTAAACGACAGAGTTAAGAAGTCTGTTCCACCTCATTGGGATCCAGCAGCCTTGTCTAG GTTCATACAGACATATGGAACACACATAATAGTCGGCATGGCTATTGGTGGTCAAGATTTAATATGTGTCAGGCAAAACTCTTCCTCTACAATTCCTACATCCGAGCTTAGAGGGTATTTGGAGGACCTCGGAGATGTTATGTTTTCAGATGGGAAAAGCCCTTCATTAATACAGAGAAAGTCAAGAGATGGCAAACAAAAA GTGCCCGACATCTTTAACCGTATTTTGCAATCAAGCACCATGCAGTTGGCCAGCATTGCAGAAACATCGAGCGTTCGGCACATTGAG GGAAGAAGCAGATGA
- the LOC107898258 gene encoding transcription factor bHLH140, producing MDYFPSANFSSSFIDGSSSVTTTSNNSSSCSKEKKKAGKKGKGAVKLSTDPQSVAARERRHRISDRFKILQSMVPGGTKMDTVSMLDEAIHYVKFLKTQIWLHQAMINFVDDDSSSLFLPTSFPVETNIYPSSNPNPNLEPMQPSQLLPLPDSCFQGPQQTMPYDAYMRHQ from the coding sequence ATGGACTACTTTCCCTCTGCTAACTTCAGCTCATCATTCATTGATGGGTCTTCTTCTGTGACAACAACCAGCAACAACAGCAGCAGCTGCAGcaaagagaagaagaaggctgGCAAAAAGGGCAAAGGTGCGGTAAAGCTATCGACTGATCCACAAAGTGTGGCTGCTAGAGAAAGGAGGCATCGTATCAGTGACCGGTTCAAGATCTTGCAGAGCATGGTTCCTGGTGGGACAAAGATGGACACTGTCTCCATGCTTGATGAAGCTATTCATTATGTAAAGTTCCTCAAAACTCAGATATGGCTTCACCAAGCCATGATCAACTTCGTCGATGACGACTCGTCGTCTCTCTTCTTGCCTACCTCTTTCCCTGTTGAAACAAATATTTACCCATCATCAAACCCTAACCCAAACCTTGAACCAATGCAACCGTCGCAGCTGCTGCCATTGCCGGATTCTTGCTTCCAAGGTCCCCAACAAACCATGCCTTATGATGCATACATGAGACATCAATAA